One Osmerus eperlanus chromosome 2, fOsmEpe2.1, whole genome shotgun sequence genomic window, ACTCGCTGGTCTCTGTTGCGTCTGACTCGCTGGTCTCTGTTGCGTCTGACTCGCTGGTCTCTGTTGCGTCTGACTCGCTGGTCTCTGTTGCGTCTGACTCGCTGGTCTCTGTTGCGTCTGACTCGCTGGTCTCTGTTGCGTCTGACTCGCTGGTCTCTCTCCACAGCGACCAGGCCGAGGCCCGCCGCTCCAAGACGAAGGAGGCCCGCAAGCGCAGAGAGGAGCGTCTCCTGGCCAAGAAGGAGGAGTTCATCAAGACCCTCGCAGAGGAGGAGTCCACCAAGAAGTGAAcagcctcacctcccagcccctcagTCAAGTGCTTACAATAAAGTTGTACAGAAAACACAGCCCTGTGTCctgctaatgttttgttaggtaCACTTCCTTCATTTAGCAGGTGCTCTCATCCCAAATTATATACAAATGGTGCATAAGGATCTTGAGATGAAAGTGTTGTTTAGTATTTACTAGCCGTATCGCAAAATAGGCACATCTCGGCTCGCAGGCacgaaaaacttaaaaggatgcTACAATAACATCTTGATTACTACTATTTAGTGCAACATTGGCAGCAATTGCAGTTAATGATTTCACCATGGCTATATGGCATGGATTTCATAGGTTCATGTCTTTGCAGGTGATTACAAAATcagctgccatctagtggtattGTAGAGTAGTATTTTATTGATCCCCAGAAGGAAATGCTAAATATTTCCAAATGGAATCTACAGTGTTAGCCCAAATCCATGGGCTGTGCTGAACATGTCCGTGTGCATCCCAATGGTGTCTGTAAAGTGTCTTTTTAAAGCATGTTTTAGCACCCATGGTATAGATTCAGGACAATAGGGTCCAGACTGGATGCCTTTTAAGGCACTGCCGTCCTAAAGGCACTTGGACTTAGTCATAGTGTTGGTCGTTGATTCATTTTTGTATTGTGGCTTTTCtcagcctggctgctggtcaAAGAGGAGATGGGAGTCTGGTTCGATTTCTGGTTCAATGAGGACGTTCTTTATTCTTATCTTATAGGTACACACAGTGGGCCTTCTAAGGTTGAAGGCCGAGCATTAAGCATAAACATCAGTTATTCTTATACTTACACCAGACACTCCCTTAAAGGACCTTGGTCTATTCTGCCTCACTGTTTCCCTGTGTCAGTGTTTCTATCAGTCCTCTTGATCAGTTATAAAAGGGACTAAGGTCCATccttttacatgtattcatttagcagacgcttttattcaaagcgactaccaatgtatgcttcatgtttggagagtagccaaacatgaagcatacattgtgaaaagcaaataagtgccaatgggaagaaccataagagcatgtagttaaacaagttacaaattaaacaacatgaacctcaaaagtgcaagagtgtacctgtagaaaaagcaagcaacaataatatatcatTCACAGACCTTTTGTCTACAGGTGCTTTATAATGTTCTTTCCTATCTttatttctgtgtgtatgttcttCCTATCGTCAGTTAGGGCCTGTCTTGGATTAACATTTGGTCAGTGGCAGTTTGTCTTAGGTAAGATCTTGTAATGTGCTACGTCTTGTTCTTTAGGTCACCTGAGGTAACCCTTCAGTTCTTAGTCAGTGAGGTCATCTTAGGATCATTCATACAGTTCAGTGCTAGTTCACGTCAGGACAATCAACTAGTTCAGTGAAGGTAGTCTCATAAAGTTTCCGGCCACAACAGTATCCATCTGAGCCAAACACTCTTAATACAATGAACTATTAAAATAACAGTTCAAATCACAGCATGGTAATCAGCCTTCTAATAACAACAAATAAAGCTCACAGCACTTGTGAAATTGTATTGTCATGGTGTGCTGCTACACTGAGCACCACACAGAGACTGAAATGCGAAGCTTAACTCAAACGTCTGAAGTTAATCAGTCTGTTCTCAGCGCTGTCTGACCTCTGTGCTCCTAATGAAGGTGGCATGTTTCGGAGTCCTGCTTCAGCACGTCAGTCTCGGTCTACACAGGATGTCAACTTGTATGAATACATTTTGAGCTGCACAAAATTCATCGAAGAAAATCGACTTTACTACAACTGGAAACGACTTGGCAAAAGCGCAATCGAGGGACCCTGGAGGGGTTTAGAGATGGCAGAGTGCGGTGTGACCTGACAgggagctgtgctgtgtgttcgtGTTTCAAGTATGAGAAGGCATGCTGAGGGCGACCATGTGCCAATGTTAGATGGGCTCATAGGGATACCATGTCTGTTTGAGTTTCTGTTAAGTGTTGATATACACACTGTGTTTATATGATCCAGTGAGGTGCTATACAGTTTGTCAGAGAGGGTGGTTTTAGTCCAGACAAGCAATAGGACTCCAGGCTAAACACCTGTGGAATGCGCCCTGGTCTGCTGGACTAGTTAAGCCTCAGTGCTGCCCCCATATGTGATGTTTCAAACTGCACCTCGCTGTGGCGGGAtcgaaattacatttacattatatttacattacattacatttacattatgtAATCCAGTGCCTTggacccaaggacacaacgtcattttgcacggccgggaatcgaactggcaaccttcagattactagcccgattccctaaccgctcagccacctgactcccatgcaaTGAAATGGTAGCCAAGACACAGGAGAAGCACCTGGAGATGACCACCAGATGTCCACAACACGTCTTCGACCAAGTGAAGGGCTCCATGTAATCtctctgtttattttctatatttatatattcacAGCCTGTGCTGTTTGGAGGACACTctgttacattttttttttacgaacATAAGGtacacagccaaacacacagTGTCTGATATCCAAACAGAAGTTAATCTCAAGTTCAGCTAAAGGTTAGTAGATACGATGAAGGTAGAGCTGGTGTGTTTCCCTAACAACACGCAGGATCAGTACTCCAGCCAGTCTGCACTGCCTGCCCAAGTTCAGCTCGGTTCAGTTCCAGACAAgtgttctgtgtctctgttAGGTCTCACAGCAGCCACGTTTCTTTAAAAAGCTGTCAGGTGTTATACAGCCAGTATATGCAGGATGACGAGCATTGTTAGAGTAAAACCAAACAGTGTAATCCTTCAGGTCAGACAAAGAaggttatgggccagacaccaAGTTCAGGGAGAGGTCAAACAATGGCCTACTCAGCAAGGAGTTTGGgtcaaagggaggaggggggcagggggcgttTGGGCAAGCGTTGCTGGAGGACAATGCCTTCTTTTGTTGCCGTCTGTCTGCACTGTGTCCAGAGGCAGGTCAGCCCTGTCGTGTGGTGTCACAAGGGCCAGGAAAGGAAgagcccccccccttctccaacccccctccaaccctcctccaaccctccaccctccctccccaggctaaGCTGTGTCTCATGCTGCTTTCAAACTCCCCATCAGGAGCAGCTGGCCTGGGTTCGGCTGGAAACAGAAACACTGGATGAAACACctagacaaacacactcagCAACACTTACGTACACACACCTTCATTGGGACCTCTGTGGATTGACCAGGAGCCTTCAGCCAGAGAGAAATCTGTACCTGGGTTGTATCAAAAGGGCTTCGTTTCATCCTGAGCTGAAtatgattaatcgcattaaagAAAACTTAATCTAATTAGATTGATAATGCCGTGCATGATTCATTCAAGCTCGGCAGAGGGGGCAGGCATGGAGCTAGGCAGTATTGAACAAACCCCCTGGTGGTAATACGTTTATGAATGTGGTCTTGAAAAATGACTTTGTTGGACTTAATAAGGTTAGACATGTGCTCTTTGAAACATGTATTTGGCTGTAATGAGTTGTGGCTGTGGTTGTGAGGGGATACTAACAAGAGGATGTAACCGGAGGGACATATGCGTGGGTTACTTGGCTCAACAGCATTGCCATAAAATAGACTGCTTCATTGTCTAGTGTTCCCTGATGTTGATATATTGTTTCAGAACACTGACTTTATCTGTTATCAGGTTTATGATTCAATGGTGACTAAAGTTCCTTGTCTGTGCTGACGTTTTCCCACTCCCTTACATTCCTGCTGGCATCTCATGATGTGTGCAGGTCACgcatgctggtgtgtgtcctCCACAGGCGTACATCTCCAGAAGtatggggtctgtgtgtgtgtgtgtgtggggggggggggaagggagggttctGCCTTGTCAAATTTACACAGGATGAGTCTGGTGATGGGAATGCTATTCCAGCACTCACATCTTTAAGACGGATattcttgtgtgtatgtgtgtgtgcttatcttGTTCCCACTGCGGGACAAATAAAGGATTATCTTATCTTATAAGCGAGAAATAGCTTGCGAGAATTGAAGAGAACGAGGAAGAGTTGAGCGAATTGTTAAATGACAGTTGTTGTACAGGTGCATCACATCAGTGACCCCTACAGTAGGTGTCATTAGTGGAGGTATGTCAGGCTTAGACGACAGAGACAGGAGACCACATAGCACATGCAGAGCATACATTCCTCATGAGAATACTAGTTGCTCACACAAGCTACTGTATCCATGAGAACAGCACAAAGGTACGAGTCATCAGTCAGAAAACCATTAGTCTACTCCAACCCTAACTGGCTGTATACAGatggaaaaacaacaaaacagtgGCCTTCCTCATTTCCCTCATTCAATTTAACATTGAAATTACTATTCCGTATCCTAAATACTAAGTCGTATCCCCCAAATTATCATTCATTACCCTTACTGAGGGTAGCAGTTAAGCATCCTTATGTAAGCCATCAAGATCTTAACAAAGCTGTGGCATACTGTGACCTGTGCCAAGGAAACCTCTCTAAGGTCTGTTTTGTTTTAGGTTGCTTAGAACGGTCGGTCCAGCTCACCAGAAAGCAGAATACACCCTGATTCTCAATTCCCTCTTTACCTCCCATGGATACAAAAACAGAATGTTGGATGTGGGTGCGGAGctttctcactcactttctcactttcctcccccctttccgGACCTGAGCAACAAAAACAGGTTTCATAGAAAAGTAGACACTTGTGGTATAAGATCCCTAggcacctttttctttttctctctctctctctctctctctctctctctctctctctctctctctctctctctctctctctctctctctctctctctctctctctctctctctctctctctctttctctctctctctctctctctctctcatttcctgaTGGTGGGTTACTTTCCCTGGTAATCCTGCCACATCATCAGATAGGGACGCTCGTCTCATCCCAGAGGTTCTCCTGGGCCCTGCTGTCATCCCTTGGCTCCTCTTGTCTGTCAGGTGAGAAAAGATCACTTCATATTAATAGCTGTCGTGAGCTGATGATGTAAACTAAGTTGAGTTGAAAACCCCCCTTGTAGAGCCAGAGGGGAAGCaaggatagaggagggaagTGGAACGAGAAGCTATATATAAAAAGCAAGGAAGGATTCGACTGGATTGGTTGAAAGCCCCAGTCCCTAGTACTCATACTATCACATTCATTGGAGAAAAACAGTCCCTtctaaccctccccccaccacacacacacacacacacacacacacacacgcacacatacattggTCAAGACCATGGGCTAATTCAGTACCAGGCACTCATGTTACTGCCTGGTCTTTATGCAGCAGGGTAGaggggggtaggggagggggctggagggagggcggTGGGAAgtccaggggagggagggagggagagcgtaaAGAAGGCAGGGGCtccggggtggggggtggagaatGCAGAAGGAGCAACAGCTTGTGCTCTGGGACTACGCTGGAAAGAAAGTCGGAGCATGGTGCAGGCTGACTGAGGAGACGAGGCAGAGCGGGCCAGATGAGAAGGAACGAGACGTAGCGATCCGAGTCGAGGCGGGCAGAAGGACACCGGACGGAACACCCCGGCAACGCTAGCTTTCAACGGGAGTGGAACGGCAGAAAACtatagagttgtgtgtgtgggggggaaaagCAAGGCTGGCTGtttaggagacagacagaaagatctGATAGCCTGATAGCCGCAGGCTTACAGAGAGAAGCTCGCagcgagaggcagagacagagagagagagagaaatataaagAAGTAAAAGAGAGAGTAATAGATAAAGACTGTGGATAAGGCAGGAGAGTAACGACAAGgcaagagaaagagtgaggtaCAATCGAGGGGAAagaacgaggggggggggggaggagggaccaaAGTAGAGGAACATAAAAGAGGAAAGCacgcagagggggagagagcagaagcAAAACTAATGTGTCAGTATTAAGGGGGAGAAAataggggagaaagaggaagaggaagagtccgaggaggaggagaggaaacagcTGTTGGAGAGGCATGAAGCTACTGCTGTTAAAGATGCTTTTCTCCTTGATGCTCACCTTCCTTATCTTGGGGACTTTCTTTACTGCCCTCGTTTGGTACGTCTTCAACGACAGGTGAGACCAAcccgcccctccccacctcGGACCAGACGGGCCTCACGCCACACAGACAAGGGTTTTCTGACTTGTGCTTTCGTTGCTCGGGTACCTCCGTCGACAACATGTTATTTGATGAAATATATTAGTTCTGAAACAGGAACACTTGATTTAGAGAGAATAGCTTTGCTACTTCAGCTGGAGGGGTGAACATGAAATCGTTTTTTTCAATTCATTCTGCCTGTTTTGGCAATTCAGCTGCCCCCTTTCCACCCTCATTTGAATTATGTGCTTTTGCCTTGAGTGCACGTGTGAAACAAGTGACACATCCATGAATCTTTGGGAAAGTGGGCGTTTTTTTTTGCCGCGTGTGTTAAGAAAAAAAGTGTTAATGAATCTGTGTTTTAGCACCAGGCCAAGAGGCCTTCTTAATGAAACCAACGTCGTTGAAAAAGTATTTATATGTCCTCACCACAGACACATTTATAAAGCATGAATCAGTCTCAGTGCAACTTTACGTTGTCTTTCACATGCTTTAAGACTGTTTGATAGTGTTTTTAATCCTTAAACTGAGTTCTATGAACAAGACTGTATGCGTGCCCTTTCCTGCTGTAACAAAACCTCTCTCCCGGATGCTCTGTTTATGTTTTGTGTCAGACAACTATctatctgtgtgctgtgtgcgtcAGTACGCTCTGCTGTATCAGGAAGGAGGGGGTGTAAAGTTATAAACTTTACCTCAATAAGTGGCTCAACTTTACACAAACGCAGAAGTGATATTGTACAATGTGATGTTGTTTCCTGACTGTCGGTTCGATACCACAGTGTCGCAAAATGAATTGCGAAGTTTCTTCTCTCTGTGACGCTCAGTACCGTTGGGCCCCGGAACCCCCACCGCCCGAAGAACCCCGCCGCAGCCCCATCTCACACATGCAAGGACTGCAAGTGAGAACCGCGACCGTGGCAACCACAGCCCGTAATAGTTTGTCCAGCATATTTGTCACCTTACCATCGACACAAAATAAATGCTGtgccactggtgtgtgtgtcctcaggaaCAACGTCACCGACAAAGTGGTGGAACGTTATTCTCACGTCTGGAGGAAACAGGAGGACAATTCTAAAAAGTTCAGGTGAACCAATAagatacataaatacacacaatgAAACTCTGTAAGCCAACCAAACATCGCATAGAGTCTGCCGCTGCCGCCTCTGACTGGACAAATTCATTTCCATCCCTGCCTTCAAAGAAACCATTTCACACATCCTCACTGAACCCTGTTAATGCTTTCTCATCTTTTAACCCCTCCCTTGAGTATCTTGTTGTCTATTCATCCCCATGGTTTGTCCTTTGTCTGTTGGCAACTGCCTAGTTTGTCCTACTTGTACTTATGTTGCCTGCTTTGTTTTCTCCTGCCTGTATCCTTTGTTCATACCTGCCAGGGTCAGCCTGTGTCTTGCTTGTGGTTGTTGTAAATAATCTCTGCGTCTTGCTTTGTGCTTTTAACATTTGTATCCCCCCTGACTACCCTATGCCCTGCTTTGATTAACCTGCTTGTTTTTTGGAGTTGCTTTTTTTGGTGCTTTTTTCCTGTATGTCTGTattgctgtggttgtgtgctgTTGTGCTTTTGATCCAGATTTCTTTTCCTtagcccccttcccctctccctcaaaaagcttgtgcttttGCCCAGGCCATCACTGgaaataagaatttgttcttaatgatcGTTGCCTGTGTAACTGAATCCTTGGAGCTGATGCCTAAAGCACTAGGTTACCCACACAGCAAACAATTGCCTCCAATACTACTACTACTTAAACCAGCCTCATTAAGGAATGAGTGCCAGCTGTGAGTTACCTAGAAGCTCCTGGGTCCTAGAGCTACCCGGTTACAATTGGtgaaataaaggttaaataaaatagaGATCTCTGCTGGGTCTCAATTCATCTATGATGAATTTCCCTCACTCGATCTCTGGATTCgtagaaatgagaatgttttggTCACGTTTGTCACTGTCACCATACAGTGTTCGTGTGTCCATAACGATAAGTATGGCTGGTCGTGTTGTTGTCAAGAAAGGCTTGATTGTTGTTTCCAGATCCCTGCTCAGCAGCCGTTGTCATGGAGTCACCAAGGCTGTGGTCACCCAGGCCAACACTCCCCTGGGGTCGAAGATGGTGTATGATGGTGAAAAGAGAAAACCTCTCCAGGTTACCCCTGAACTCTTCAGCACGTTTGTTAAGGTTCGCAGCTTCTTcctagacatttacatttagtagacgctcttatccagagcgaattaagtaagtaagtacagggacattcccccgaggcaagtagggtgaagtgccttgcccaaggacacaacgtcagttggcatgaccaggaatcgaactggcaaccttcggattactagcccgattccctaaccgctcagccacctgactccctagacaTACCAGGTGGTTGGGTGGGTGAAAACACATGTACCAtaatgtgtatctgtgtatgttTTACATACAGGAACATCCATTTGCATCCAATACAACTTGGGATACCTGTTCTGTTGTTGGCAACGGCGGAATCCTGACCAATAGCAGCTGTGGAGAGAAGATAGACTCTGCTCAGTTTGTTATCAGGTGTAAGATCATTTCCTGCATGTACTTGTTTTCAAAATGTCCAATGGTAATTATAAAAAGTGACACTGTAAACCTGTCGGTTTTCTCTCCCAGGTGTAACCTGCCTCCTTTGGAGAACGGTTATGAGAGAGATGTCGGCAACAAGACGGACCTTGTGACAGCCAATCCCAGCATTCTGTTGGAGAAGTGAGTGGAACGAGCCCAGTGGAGCCTACAGAAACATACCCTCTGCTCCACAAACATGTCCACTGACGCTTGATGtgtttccttctcctccttcgtcCCACCCTGGGGGGGGGCGTCTCAGGTACGGGGCTTTACTGGAGCGCCGTCGACCCTTCGTGGAGAGCTTGCGTAGCTACGGCGACTCCCTGATCCTCCTGCCGGCGTTCTCCTACGGCCACAACACGCCCGTGTCCCTGAGGGCCCTCTACACCGTCCAGGACTTCGACAGCCCCTCGCGGCCCGTCTTCCTCAACCCGGAGTACCTCCAGAGCCTGGCCCGCTTCTGGCGCTCCCAAGGCCTGAAGTCGGTGCGTCTCAGCACGGGGATGATCGTGGCCAGTCTGGCCCTGGAGTTCTGCGCCAACGTGGATCTGTTTGGCTTCTGGCCCTTTAGCCAGCACCTGGACGGACACCAGCCCCTCACCAATCATTACTATGACAACAGACAGGCCAAGAAGACTATCCACGCCATGCCTGCCGAGTTTGACCACCTGCTGAAGCTCCACAGTCAGGGTGTGTTGAGGATACACCTGGGCGAGTGTGCACCACCCGGCAGGTAGGCAGCACCCGTCACCTGAACCAAGCCCACCGTAGGTGACACAGCAGAGGCATGCCGCACCCGCTTCCAGCCTCACCTGGAAGACCTCCCAATCATTCGCAATGTCTCTGCTCTTCATTCAGTGTTAAACCAAACGGATATGGTACAGGTCTAGCGTTTGTCACAAAGACTCTGTACTTGCAGATTAAGTGTAGTGAAGAAGGATTGTGAATTTCAGCACTTAAAGAATTAGTTCCTGGTGTGTTTTTGCTGAGCAGGCTCATCGACGGCCAAATGATTTGCACTGAATTCTTAATGGTAGCAACAGTCAGAAATGTCATCTTAATGAAGGTCTTGTACAACGAAATAGCTGGATGTATACATAGATAGACATCATATACTGTATAAATATGCAGTTGTATTTATTGTGACTGTTCCAGCTGGAATCTGGAGCCTGCGTTTTGTGTTCAGTTTGAAAGCTATTCTAGTTCATATGGTGTCCATACTGCAGAGAGGGCAACTTAGTGCCACATGTGAATTACAATGGCCATATACTCTACCATGCTGAGCCTTTAAGATGCAACTGAATGTATGTTGAGTTGCACAAGCAACAGACATACTCTCTCCTGACTGTTATGTTCAGACCGGTTTTCCAGTGCCAGTTGTGACTCAATGTAACCTATGTTAACTATGAAATAGTGTCTCACCCGTGGCCTTTTTTAACAAATACACGACGATTCGAAACATTTCACACATTTATGGTAGTTCCAATGGTTTCTGTTGCCGCCCGTGCTGTATTCATCTGACAGAACTGGATGTAGCCCAGAGATCAACTGGGCCTGAGCCTCAGGTCTGGGTCTCTCTGCTGCGTCTCCGGACCCTCTGAGCAGGGGCTCTCTGAGGACTTCACACAGGGATCAGGACACGGGTCCAACCTGATACGaaacaggaagagacagagcgGAGACAGAGCGGAagacagaccctttcctggggTTGCCGCGGTAACCGGCTTGTGAAGGTTACAAGTGACACGTTTTGACCTTaaatgctcccccccccccgctgtgaCCATGGCAACAGGGCAGGAGTTGTTGCTCTGACAAAGTGACATCAGCACAACAAAGTGAAACgacgggggggttgggggagagttGAAAGATACATCAACAGCCCTTTGCTCCAGGAACAGTTTACATTCTTTGGCTGAAGCCAATTCAGTTTTCTCTAAGCGGGTGGTAGCATGTGTCTGCCACAAGAATAAAAGTGGATTCTCTTGTTGTTGAGTGAAGTTTCATGCAACTACAAATTGCCTTAACATACAGACTGTCGGACTGTTTAAAATGTGCTTGTTGTCCAACAGTCAACTATGAAATCATGATGTGAATGTCAATTTCTGATTATCTGAACAATTAGGAAAGATTCAAAAGCAGATTCAGTGAATAAACATGGTCTTTAACTAGATTTCCCTGTCCTCAGTGAGATCACTGGTTAGAAATATAACCCTTGTTGTGGCCGAAAACTGTATGAAACTAATAAGCTGAACTATCTGATTGTCCTTAGATGAACTATCACTGAACTGATTATCCTTAGATGAACTCACGGACTAAGGACTGAATGGTTACCTTAGatgaactgtcactgaccaaagGTTAAGACCCAAGTAACCAGGAGACATGGAGGCCATAAACCCATATAGATAGACAGCTTTAGTTGGACTCTCGAACTTGTAGAACAACCCCTGCCCTAAAAGTATGAACTAATATGCAATAACAAGGTGTTTCTGTCTACTCAAGATTAGGTAAGGGCAGGTTGTCTAAAGTGTATAAAACGATATCCTGTCTATTGCTCTGGGTACTCTATGCCAGCCTCTGTGCCTTGCAATCTCTGCCAGGCACTCTCTACCATGCACGCTATGCCAGGGCTTTCACCGCGGAAAGCCTACTGTCTGTATCTTTGatgagagagataaaaaaaagaagttgCATTTGAACTTAAAGAAACTAACCTGACTGTCGTCCCTCCTTGAAAGCAACCTTTCTGAAACTGCCCACAACACCCTAATTTGATCAGAATTGTGATCTCATATTCTCATGTTAGGCTCTTGAAGTCGTGTGTCAAATCTATGGCCAACATCTACCACTAGAATGCACTATTTCCTTGTCAATGAGTGACAGCTTTACATTAAATGTAGGTTAGTCATAAGGCACCCTAATATGTCTGTATTTTGAAGGGATTGATGTTACTGTACCTGACAATGCAACCTGAGAATGTACAATCTTACATAACATGTACAACAAATGTAAAACAcgtgaaatatatttttgcaaTTCCAATAATGAAGGCTTTGGATCATTATAATTCCAATCCCTGCAGGTGATATTTTTACATTTCTAAACCTCCCTGTGTAACCTATCGTCCGTTGCTATATTCATTCATACAATCTGAAGTGCTGTCAAATGAGTAACCAATAAgtctcagggagtcaggtggctgagtggttagggaattgggctagtaatccgaaggttgctggttcgattgacgttgccaaatgacgttgtgtccttgggcaaggcacttcaccctagttgcctcggtggggaatgtccctgtacttactgtaagtcactctggataagagcgtctactaaatgactaaatgtaaatgtgaaagtCTCCGTACCGTCCAGTTACGTAGCCTATTTCTGTTCTCCTCCAGCCGCAGGGTTTCCCACAATTACTGGCCGAGCCAGGCAGGCTAACATCtggttcctgttcctgtgagcagagggcagaggcccCACCAGGAGGGCCGAGGAAAGAACTGGTGCCTCTCTATCTTCTTCATCccgaatagagggagagagggagagggagagagaagggacacACACTCCATGTTCAGACATCAGGGAGGCGTTATGAGAGGCATTGCATCCGGTCGGTTG contains:
- the st8sia6 gene encoding alpha-2,8-sialyltransferase 8F, which gives rise to MKLLLLKMLFSLMLTFLILGTFFTALVWYVFNDSTVGPRNPHRPKNPAAAPSHTCKDCKNNVTDKVVERYSHVWRKQEDNSKKFRSLLSSRCHGVTKAVVTQANTPLGSKMVYDGEKRKPLQVTPELFSTFVKEHPFASNTTWDTCSVVGNGGILTNSSCGEKIDSAQFVIRCNLPPLENGYERDVGNKTDLVTANPSILLEKYGALLERRRPFVESLRSYGDSLILLPAFSYGHNTPVSLRALYTVQDFDSPSRPVFLNPEYLQSLARFWRSQGLKSVRLSTGMIVASLALEFCANVDLFGFWPFSQHLDGHQPLTNHYYDNRQAKKTIHAMPAEFDHLLKLHSQGVLRIHLGECAPPGR